The Acutalibacter muris genomic sequence GGCCCGTCCAGGCATTTTTTGAGTAAGGGAAAAGTAAGGTCAATCCTGAGAGTGGCTCTCGATGTACTCCACCAGTGCGCCGACGGTCTTGATGTTCTCGACCTCCTCGTCGGGGATCTCCACCTCAAAGTCGTCCTCGATGGTCATCAGCAGGTCCACCACGTCCAGGGAGTCCGCGCCCAGGTCGTCCTCCAACAGGGTGTCCACGGTTATCTCCTTCTCCTCCACGCTGAACTGCTCACTGAGTATGGCCTTGATTTTTTCCAGTACCATTTTGTTGCCTCCTATTATTTTTGTCTTGAGCTTCCCGATAAAAGGGGTTTCCCCGATGCCGGGGTAGACAGACCGGCCGGGGTGTGGTATAATCTCTCTCGGACGGTAAGTCTCTCGTCCCTATCATTGTATTAACTGAAACGTGCTTTGTCAACTATGAATTTGAAAAAATTTCGCATAAATACCTAAAAAAGGGGAGGTTTTCCTATGAAGACCCAGAAAGCGGCGGTTATCGGGCACCCAATAGGCCATACGATGTCTCCGTTTATCCAGGAAAGGCTCTTTGGGCTATCGGGCATACCCATGGAGTATCAGGTCATCGATGTGCCGAATCTTGCCGACGCGCTGCCAAAGCTTCGCGAGCTTGACTGCTTTAACATCACAATTCCCCATAAGACCGGCATTATACCCTATCTTGAGGATATGTGTGAGAGCGCCAGACTCTGCGGCTCGGTGAACACAGTGAAGGTCACTGACGGCAGGCTCTACGGCTATACCACCGACGGCGCGGGCGCGGCGGTGTCCCTTGCCGTACACGGCCTTGATTTTTGCAGGAGGGTCCTTATCCTGGGCAACGGCGGCGCGGCCCGTGCCATAGCCTTCCAGGCGGCGGTGAACCGGCCGGACTTTGATATCAGCATAGCCCACCGGGAGGGCTCCTGCGACAAGGCCATGGCCCTCGCAGGGGAGCTGGCGGACTTTGCAAGGGCCCGGGGGGATAAGAAATTCCGCATAACCGTCATGAGCTATAGGGAACTGGAGGACGAGCCCGGCAAGGAATACGGCTTGCTGGTGAACACCACCAGCGTGGGTATGTACCCGGAGGTGAAGGCCTGCCCGGTGAGCGGGAGGGTGGTGGAGCGCTGTGAGGCGGTGTTCGACGCGGTGTTCAATCCGGGGGAGACGGAGCTTTTAAAGCTTGCAAAGGAGCTTCGCAAAAAGACCGTGCCGGGGATGGGTATGCTGGTCTGTCAGGCGGCGTATTCACACAAAATATGGTA encodes the following:
- the acpP gene encoding acyl carrier protein, encoding MVLEKIKAILSEQFSVEEKEITVDTLLEDDLGADSLDVVDLLMTIEDDFEVEIPDEEVENIKTVGALVEYIESHSQD
- a CDS encoding shikimate dehydrogenase family protein → MKTQKAAVIGHPIGHTMSPFIQERLFGLSGIPMEYQVIDVPNLADALPKLRELDCFNITIPHKTGIIPYLEDMCESARLCGSVNTVKVTDGRLYGYTTDGAGAAVSLAVHGLDFCRRVLILGNGGAARAIAFQAAVNRPDFDISIAHREGSCDKAMALAGELADFARARGDKKFRITVMSYRELEDEPGKEYGLLVNTTSVGMYPEVKACPVSGRVVERCEAVFDAVFNPGETELLKLAKELRKKTVPGMGMLVCQAAYSHKIWYGTEFRNEDILQLIEEAKEELAVRFGGGA